Proteins encoded within one genomic window of Hypomesus transpacificus isolate Combined female unplaced genomic scaffold, fHypTra1 scaffold_254, whole genome shotgun sequence:
- the tpk1 gene encoding thiamin pyrophosphokinase 1, with product MDEEFTPLDCLLPSGTQRICLILLNQPIDPGFLSTLWSKALLRACADGAANHLYDITAGHRDSFLPDYISGDFDSISAKVKSFYSEKRCRLIETADQDLTDFTKCLAIMVEEIQRRQLQVDTIVTLGGLAGRLDQTMASVETLYHALSITQLPLVVIQGSSLALLLRPERIYRLGVSTGLEGPWCSLIPVGGPCRTHTTGLKWNLEDQVLQFGILVSTSNTYEPVAPGDARKPVTVTTDRPLLWSMGIRQDSDARE from the exons gcACACAGAGGATATGTCTGATCCTCCTGAACCAGCCGATTGATCCAGGGTTCCTCAGCACACTCTGGAGCAAAG CTCTCCTGAGAGCATGTGCCGATGGAGCAGCCAACCACCTGTATGACATCACAGCTGGACACagagacag ttTTCTACCTGACTATATCAGTGGGGATTTCGATTCCATCAGTGCCAAGGTCAAATCCTTCTACTCTGAGAAG aggtGCAGGTTGATAGAGACGGCGGACCAGGATCTGACAGACTTCACTAAGTGTCTGGCTATCATGGTGGAGGAGATCCAGCGACGCCAGCTACAG gtagacaccATCGTGACCCTAGGGGGTCTGGCTGGAAGGCTGGACCAGACCATGGCTTCAGTCGAGACGCTCTACCACGCCCTCTCCATCACACAGCTGCCCCTGGTGGTAATCCAGGGAAGCAGCCTGGCCCTCCTGCTCCGCCCG gagaGGATCTACAGGTTAGGTGTGAGCACAGGACTGGAAGGCCCCTGGTGTAGCCTCATCCCAGTGGGGGGGCCGTGTCGAACCCACACCACCGGGCTCAAGTGGAACCTGG AGGATCAGGTGTTGCAGTTCGGGATACTCGTCAGTACCTCCAACACCTACGAACCTGTTGCTCCCGGAGACGCCAGGAAGCCCGTCACCGTGACGACGGACCGGCCTCTGCTCTGGAGCATGGGCATTCGCCAGGACAGCGACGCACGAGAGTGA